One Paracoccus pantotrophus genomic window, CAGGCGGCGAGGATCTGGCGATGTTCGCGATCCGCGGTGCCCTGGCCATGCGAGAGGGCAAGCTGGATGCGCAGGTAACGTTCCAGCCGATCATTGACCGAGCGGATGGTGCTGACCAGGAAAGGCCGCTGCGCATCCAGATACAGGCGGCTGTGGAACTGCCAGTTCAGCGCCGACCATTGCGCAACATCGGTTTCGCGGGCGAAGGCGTCGCAAAGGGCCTCGGCCTCGACAAAGGTTTCCGGCGTCATATGCGGCACCGACAGCTTGATGGCGGCCGATTCCAGGATGGCACGGGTCTCGAAGATCTGGGCGATCTCGGGTTCGGAGACCGAGGTGACGATGGCGCCCTTGTTGCGCTGGAACTCGACCAGCCCCTCGGCCTCCAGCCGTTTCAGCGCCTCGCGGACCGGGATCTTGCTGACGTTGAACATCCGCGCGACATCGTCCTGGCGGATCGGCTCACCCTCGTCCAGCGATCCGTCGGCGATGGAATCGCGGATGAATTTCAGGATGATGTCCGAGGCGGTCGGGGCCTTCCCCAGGTTGGGAACCTCTGCTTCCTTGAATGGCATCCCGCTCGCTCCACGCTTGAACTGCTTGCAAGATATGGTAGCCGATATCCTATCGCAAGGAACGGCAGTTTCCCGGTTGCAGAGATGCAGGCCGGTCGACCTGCGGGCACCGCCGATGCCGCTTGACAGGTCCAGATGGGTCGGGCAGGGTGATCATAATATCGTATACGGAATATGATTACTCTGCTTCCACACCCGAGCGAGGAAAAATGCGCACATCCAAGGTCGTGCATGTCGTGTCCTGCCATGCCGAAGGCGAGGTCGGCGATGTCATCGTCGGCGGCGTCGCCCCGCCGCCGGGCGAGACGGTCTGGGACCAGTCGCGCTGGATCGCCGAAGACGAGACCCTGCGCAACCTCGTCCTGAACGAGCCGCGCGGCGGCGTGTTCCGCCATGTCAACCTGCTGGTGCCGCCCAAGGATCCGCGCGCCCAGATGGGCTGGATCATCATGGAGCCGGCAGATACGCCGCCGATGTCCGGCTCGAACTCGATCTGCGTGGCGACGGTGCTGCTCGATACCGGCATCATTCCCATGCAGGAGCCGGTGACGCGCATGGTGCTGGAGCCGCCGGGGGGCCTGATCGAGGTCGAGGCCGAATGCCGGGGCGGCAAGGCCGAGCGCATCCGGGTTCGCAACGTGCCCTCTTTCGCCGACCGGCTGGATGCGCAGATCGAGGTCGAGGGGCTGGGCACGATCACCGTGGACACCGCCTATGGCGGCGACAGTTTCGTGCTGGTCGATGCGGCCTCGGTCGGGATGCGCATCGCCCCCGATCAGGCGCGCGACCTGGCCCAGATGGGGGTGCGGATCACCCGCGCCGCCAACGAACAGCTGGGCTTCCGCCACCCGGCAAACGACTGGAACCATATCTCGTTCTGCCAGTTCACCGATCCCCTGAGCAAGAAGGACGGGGTGCTTTACGGCAGGAATGCCGTCGCGATCCGTCCGGGCAAGATCGACCGCTCTCCGACCGGGACGGGCTGCTCGGCACGGATGGCGGTGCTGCATGCGCGCGGACAGATGAAACTCGGGGACCGCTTCGTCGGCCGCTCGATCCTCGACACCGAGTTCCATTGTTCGATTGCCGATGAGGTCGACCTGAACGGGAAACCGGCCATCCGCCCGATCATCTCGGGCCGGGCCTGGATCATCGGGACGAAACAGTTGATGGTCGATCCGGCCGACCCGTTCCAGGGCGGCTATCGCCTGTCGGATACCTGGCCGGCGGATCTGTAAGGGGGGATCGCTTATCCATGACGAGCAACGGCTCTGCTCCGCAATTCCTGTCCTATGAGGCCGCGATCGGCCGGCTGGACTGGTCGGACGCCGTCGAGGCCCTGCGCCAGGGCCATGCGCTGCCCCGGGCCCAGATCCGCGACGTGTTCCTGGGACCGCCCACCGGCACGATGATGAGCCGCTCGGCCTGGATCGAGGGGCTGGGCTACGGCGCCAAGACCTTCACCGTCTTCGACGGCAACGCGGCGCGCGGCCTGCCGACGGTGCAGGGCGCGATGCTGGTCTTTGACGGCGAAACCGGCTCGCTGCAAGCCATCGTCGACAGCCCGCTGGTGACCGAGATCAAGACCGCCGCCGATTCCGTGCTGGGCGCCAGCCTGCTGGCGCGCCCGGACAGCCGGCACCTGCTGATCGTCGGCGCGGGGACCGTCGCGACCAGCCTGGTCAAGGCCTATACCGCGGTCCTGCCGGGAATCGAACGGGTCTCGGTCTGGTCGCGCCGCCCGGAACAGGCGCGGGAACTGGTCGCCGGCATGTCGGGCGTCAAAGCCGAACTGGTGGCGGTCGAGGATCTGCAGGACGCGGTCGGGCTGGCCGACATCGTCTCCTCGGCCACCATGGCGCGGCAGCCGGTGATCCTGGGCGACTGGGTGCGGCCCGGCACCCATGTCGACCTGATCGGCGCCTTCAAG contains:
- a CDS encoding GntR family transcriptional regulator, which gives rise to MPFKEAEVPNLGKAPTASDIILKFIRDSIADGSLDEGEPIRQDDVARMFNVSKIPVREALKRLEAEGLVEFQRNKGAIVTSVSEPEIAQIFETRAILESAAIKLSVPHMTPETFVEAEALCDAFARETDVAQWSALNWQFHSRLYLDAQRPFLVSTIRSVNDRLERYLRIQLALSHGQGTADREHRQILAACRAGDAEKAGKLVYDHIMAACSSLLHHLPASTGKG
- a CDS encoding trans-3-hydroxy-L-proline dehydratase, with product MRTSKVVHVVSCHAEGEVGDVIVGGVAPPPGETVWDQSRWIAEDETLRNLVLNEPRGGVFRHVNLLVPPKDPRAQMGWIIMEPADTPPMSGSNSICVATVLLDTGIIPMQEPVTRMVLEPPGGLIEVEAECRGGKAERIRVRNVPSFADRLDAQIEVEGLGTITVDTAYGGDSFVLVDAASVGMRIAPDQARDLAQMGVRITRAANEQLGFRHPANDWNHISFCQFTDPLSKKDGVLYGRNAVAIRPGKIDRSPTGTGCSARMAVLHARGQMKLGDRFVGRSILDTEFHCSIADEVDLNGKPAIRPIISGRAWIIGTKQLMVDPADPFQGGYRLSDTWPADL
- a CDS encoding ornithine cyclodeaminase family protein; this translates as MTSNGSAPQFLSYEAAIGRLDWSDAVEALRQGHALPRAQIRDVFLGPPTGTMMSRSAWIEGLGYGAKTFTVFDGNAARGLPTVQGAMLVFDGETGSLQAIVDSPLVTEIKTAADSVLGASLLARPDSRHLLIVGAGTVATSLVKAYTAVLPGIERVSVWSRRPEQARELVAGMSGVKAELVAVEDLQDAVGLADIVSSATMARQPVILGDWVRPGTHVDLIGAFKADMREADDALMGKAALFVDSRETTLGHIGELMLPIASGAITEDSVLGDLYDLVRPDARRRQANDEITLFKNGGGAHLDLMIASWIARVMAG